A single region of the Streptomyces sp. NBC_00425 genome encodes:
- a CDS encoding helix-turn-helix domain-containing protein, with product MSRDHVEGAAALTTAHDADAPFLELLARGAAAEAYDRPVLEARAEGGSGERIAALEHAKRVALRVRAELEGRRRREAELSALFETAHDLAGLRDLDAVLRAIVQRARSLLGTDVAYLSLNDPAEGDTYMRVTEGSVAARFQQLRLGMGEGLGGLVAQTARPYVTDDYFQDERFRHTNAIDSGVRDEGLVAILGVPLTLGPNVIGVLFAADRRARVFEREQIALLGSFAALAAAAIDTANLLTETRSALAGLEHANEIIRDRSAVIERASDVHDRLAELVLRGGGVHDVAAAVSQVLDKTVEFAETATAGALEASRAEGRAVRHRDDWIAAVAAGEELFGALVLRCHPGLDPVDQRTLERAAMVTSLLLLARRSAAEAEQRVRGELLDDLLETRDRDPRLLRERAARLHADLDATHVVLAARLGTAAPDADQEAAARRRLWSAAFHLAATRKGLAAARDGGTVLLLPLEPGDTATELARRTAQHLGAAVHEAVTVGASAPVRDLTAGPHAVVAAYEEGRRCLDALKLLGRTGDGAAAEDFGFLGLLLAGDRDVGGFVDRTIGRVVAYDERRGTDLLRTLDAYFAAGMSPTRTKDELHVHVNTVAQRLERVGRLLGDDWQSPARALEIHLALRLHRLAAPGR from the coding sequence ATGTCCCGCGACCACGTGGAGGGCGCCGCGGCCCTCACCACCGCCCACGACGCCGACGCGCCGTTCCTCGAGCTGCTCGCCCGGGGCGCGGCCGCCGAGGCGTACGACCGGCCCGTGCTGGAGGCGCGCGCCGAAGGAGGTTCCGGCGAGCGGATCGCGGCGCTCGAGCACGCCAAGCGGGTCGCCCTGCGGGTGCGCGCGGAACTGGAGGGCCGACGGCGCAGGGAGGCCGAGCTGTCGGCCCTCTTCGAGACCGCCCACGACCTCGCCGGCCTGCGCGACCTCGACGCCGTCCTGCGCGCGATCGTGCAGCGGGCCCGCTCGCTTCTCGGCACCGACGTCGCCTACCTCAGCCTGAACGACCCGGCCGAGGGCGACACCTACATGCGGGTCACCGAGGGCTCCGTGGCCGCCCGCTTCCAGCAGCTCCGCCTCGGCATGGGGGAGGGGCTCGGCGGTCTCGTCGCCCAGACGGCGCGACCGTACGTGACCGACGACTACTTCCAGGACGAGCGCTTCCGGCACACGAACGCCATCGACTCGGGCGTGCGCGACGAGGGGCTGGTGGCGATCCTCGGGGTTCCCCTGACGCTGGGACCGAACGTCATCGGCGTCCTGTTCGCCGCCGACCGGCGCGCCCGGGTCTTCGAACGGGAGCAGATCGCGCTGCTCGGCTCCTTCGCCGCGCTCGCCGCGGCCGCCATCGACACCGCCAACCTGCTCACCGAGACCCGCTCCGCGCTGGCCGGTCTGGAACACGCCAACGAGATCATCCGGGACCGCAGTGCCGTCATCGAGCGCGCCTCCGACGTCCACGACCGGCTGGCCGAACTCGTGCTGCGCGGCGGCGGCGTCCACGACGTGGCCGCCGCGGTGTCCCAAGTGCTCGACAAGACCGTTGAGTTCGCGGAGACGGCGACGGCCGGCGCGCTGGAGGCGTCCCGGGCGGAAGGCCGCGCCGTACGACACCGGGACGACTGGATCGCGGCGGTGGCGGCCGGCGAGGAGCTGTTCGGAGCGCTCGTGCTGAGGTGCCACCCGGGCCTCGACCCGGTCGACCAGCGCACGCTGGAGCGGGCCGCCATGGTGACGTCCCTGCTGCTGCTGGCGAGGCGCTCGGCCGCCGAGGCCGAACAGCGCGTGCGCGGCGAACTCCTCGACGACCTGCTCGAGACCCGCGACCGCGATCCCCGCCTGCTGCGCGAGCGGGCGGCCCGGCTGCACGCCGACCTCGACGCGACCCACGTCGTCCTCGCGGCCCGCCTCGGCACCGCCGCGCCCGACGCCGACCAGGAGGCGGCCGCCCGGCGCAGGCTGTGGTCCGCCGCCTTCCACCTCGCCGCGACCCGGAAGGGCCTGGCCGCCGCCCGCGACGGCGGGACCGTGCTGTTGCTGCCCCTGGAGCCCGGCGACACCGCCACGGAGCTGGCCCGCCGTACCGCGCAGCATCTGGGCGCCGCGGTCCACGAGGCGGTCACCGTCGGCGCTTCCGCCCCGGTCCGCGACCTCACCGCCGGACCGCACGCGGTGGTGGCCGCCTACGAGGAGGGCCGGCGCTGTCTCGACGCCCTCAAGCTGCTCGGCCGCACGGGCGACGGTGCGGCGGCGGAGGACTTCGGCTTCCTCGGGCTGCTCCTCGCCGGCGACCGGGACGTCGGGGGGTTCGTGGACCGGACCATCGGCCGGGTCGTCGCCTACGACGAACGGCGCGGAACCGACCTGCTGCGCACCCTCGACGCCTATTTCGCCGCGGGCATGAGCCCGACCCGTACGAAGGACGAACTGCACGTGCACGTCAACACGGTGGCCCAGCGTCTGGAACGTGTGGGCCGCCTCCTGGGCGACGACTGGCAGAGTCCCGCCCGCGCCCTGGAGATCCACCTGGCCCTGCGTCTGCACCGGTTGGCCGCCCCCGGTCGCTGA
- a CDS encoding 3-hydroxybutyrate dehydrogenase, producing the protein MTSPQAVAAGPAAPSLDLGGRTALVTGAAGGIGRACALRLAAAGAKVRAVDRDASGLERLADSAAGLPGSLEPHVLDLTDLDAAELAAAGTDVLVNNAGLQRVAPLQEFPPDVFHTVLTVMLEAPFRLIRGALPHMYGQGWGRIVNVSSVHGLRASPYKAAYVAAKHGLEGLSKTAALEGAPHGVTSNCVNPGYVRTPLVERQLADQARTHGVPEERVLAEVLLRDSAVKRLIEPAEVAEAVAYLCGPQASFVTGTSLVLDGGWTAH; encoded by the coding sequence ATGACTTCGCCCCAGGCCGTCGCTGCCGGACCCGCCGCGCCCTCGCTCGACCTCGGTGGTCGCACCGCCCTCGTCACCGGCGCCGCCGGCGGCATCGGACGGGCCTGCGCGCTACGGCTCGCTGCCGCCGGGGCCAAGGTCCGGGCCGTCGACCGCGACGCGAGCGGTCTGGAGAGGCTCGCCGACAGCGCGGCCGGTCTGCCCGGCTCGCTGGAACCCCACGTGCTGGACCTCACCGATCTGGACGCCGCCGAACTCGCCGCCGCCGGGACCGACGTACTCGTCAACAACGCGGGACTGCAGCGGGTGGCTCCGCTCCAGGAGTTCCCGCCTGACGTCTTCCACACGGTGCTCACCGTGATGCTGGAGGCGCCCTTCCGTCTCATCCGCGGCGCGCTGCCGCACATGTACGGGCAGGGCTGGGGCCGCATCGTCAACGTGTCCTCGGTGCACGGGCTGCGTGCCTCGCCCTACAAGGCGGCCTATGTCGCCGCCAAGCACGGACTCGAAGGGCTGTCCAAGACCGCCGCCCTCGAAGGCGCACCCCACGGGGTGACCTCCAACTGCGTCAACCCCGGCTATGTGCGCACGCCCCTCGTCGAGCGGCAGCTCGCCGACCAGGCCCGGACACACGGCGTCCCCGAGGAGCGGGTCCTGGCCGAGGTGCTGCTGCGCGACAGCGCGGTCAAGCGGCTCATCGAGCCGGCGGAGGTCGCCGAGGCGGTCGCCTACCTCTGCGGCCCGCAGGCCTCGTTCGTGACGGGCACGTCGCTGGTCCTCGACGGGGGCTGGACCGCACACTGA
- a CDS encoding glycosyltransferase — MGKTAHVSAIVWIAALSLAAWLWLLLCQGFFWRTDIRLPDRTAPREWPSVCVVVPARDEAAVLPASLPSLLAQDYPGPAEVFLVDDGSRDGTGDLARALAARHGGLPLTVDSPGEPPAGWTGKLWAVRHGISLARAREPEYLLLTDADIAHAPDSLRELVAAARTGGFDAVSQMARLRVESPWERLVVPAFVYFFAQLYPFRRIGRRGARTAAAAGGCVLLRAETAERARIPDAIRQAVIDDVALARAVKGAGGHIWLGLADRVDSVRPYPTLHDLWRMVSRSAYAQLRHSPALLLGTVLGLALVYLVPPLAVLFGLAAGSAPTAVCGALAWLVMAGTYIPMLRHYRQPLWLAPLLPFTAFLYLLMTVDSAVQHYRGRGAAWKGRTYARPDAVADEG, encoded by the coding sequence GTGGGGAAGACTGCGCACGTGAGCGCCATCGTGTGGATCGCCGCCCTGTCCCTGGCCGCCTGGCTGTGGCTGCTGCTCTGTCAGGGGTTCTTCTGGCGCACGGACATCAGGCTGCCGGACCGGACGGCGCCGCGGGAATGGCCGTCGGTCTGCGTCGTCGTCCCCGCGCGCGACGAGGCGGCGGTGCTGCCCGCGAGCCTGCCCTCGCTCCTCGCCCAGGACTATCCGGGACCGGCCGAGGTCTTCCTCGTCGACGACGGCAGCCGCGACGGCACGGGAGACCTGGCGCGCGCCCTCGCCGCGCGGCACGGCGGGCTCCCGCTGACCGTGGACTCTCCCGGTGAACCGCCCGCGGGCTGGACCGGGAAGCTGTGGGCGGTGCGGCACGGGATCAGCCTGGCACGCGCGCGTGAGCCCGAGTACCTCCTCCTCACGGACGCGGACATCGCGCACGCGCCCGACAGTCTGCGGGAGCTGGTGGCGGCGGCCCGCACCGGCGGCTTCGACGCCGTCTCCCAGATGGCTCGGCTGCGGGTGGAGAGTCCGTGGGAGCGACTGGTGGTGCCGGCGTTCGTCTACTTCTTCGCCCAGCTGTACCCGTTCCGCCGGATCGGCAGGCGCGGTGCGCGCACGGCGGCCGCGGCGGGCGGCTGCGTCCTGCTGCGCGCCGAGACGGCCGAGCGGGCGCGGATCCCTGACGCCATCCGGCAGGCGGTCATCGACGACGTGGCGCTCGCACGGGCCGTGAAGGGCGCGGGCGGGCACATCTGGCTGGGGCTGGCCGACCGGGTGGACAGCGTGCGGCCGTACCCGACGCTGCACGACCTGTGGCGGATGGTGTCGCGCAGCGCGTACGCGCAACTGCGCCACAGCCCGGCCCTGCTGCTCGGCACGGTGCTCGGCCTGGCGCTGGTGTACCTGGTCCCGCCGCTCGCCGTCCTCTTCGGGCTCGCGGCCGGCAGCGCGCCGACGGCGGTGTGCGGCGCGCTGGCGTGGCTGGTCATGGCGGGGACGTACATCCCGATGCTGCGCCACTACCGGCAGCCGCTGTGGCTCGCCCCCCTGCTGCCGTTCACCGCGTTCCTCTATCTGCTGATGACGGTCGACTCCGCCGTGCAGCACTACCGGGGGCGCGGTGCGGCCTGGAAGGGCCGCACCTACGCACGTCCGGACGCCGTCGCCGACGAGGGCTGA
- a CDS encoding DUF6643 family protein — protein MTSPRSTYGGGYYSAFPDTPIYDSLVAERGTPQIAPIRVPAAYDMGGNNLPALPSALPALPAGPSQQSYGYPQAQQPAPLQQAPAAYIPPQAVAPRGYPGPQMQQQPRPAGPGMNYEAMRPAAPRPAAPQYQDPYNQQQYRGY, from the coding sequence ATGACCTCCCCCCGCTCCACCTACGGAGGCGGCTACTACTCCGCCTTCCCGGACACTCCGATCTACGACTCGCTCGTGGCCGAGCGGGGCACCCCGCAGATCGCTCCGATCCGGGTCCCCGCCGCGTACGACATGGGCGGCAACAACCTGCCCGCGTTGCCGTCGGCGCTGCCCGCCCTTCCGGCAGGCCCGTCCCAGCAGTCCTACGGCTACCCGCAGGCGCAGCAGCCCGCGCCGCTGCAGCAGGCCCCGGCGGCCTACATCCCGCCGCAGGCCGTCGCGCCGCGCGGCTACCCCGGCCCCCAGATGCAGCAGCAGCCGCGTCCCGCGGGTCCCGGGATGAACTACGAGGCGATGCGCCCGGCCGCGCCTCGGCCCGCCGCGCCCCAGTACCAGGATCCGTACAACCAGCAGCAGTACCGCGGTTACTGA
- a CDS encoding glutamate racemase, whose protein sequence is MKIALMDSGIGLLAATAAVRRLRPDADLVLSLDPDGMPWGPRTPQDLTARALAVAEAAAAHRPEALIVGCNTATVHALPALRASLEPGIPVIGTVPAIKPAAAGGGPVAIWATPATTGSPYQRGLIEDFAGGVTVAEVPCWGLAEAVEHADQTAIDAAVAAAAALTPEDVTTVVLGCTHYELVADRIRAAVQRPGRPPLALHGSAGAVVAQALRRIGARPGPEAAALGAVTVLLSGRPGALPAPALAYAEGRLLQAVSPAP, encoded by the coding sequence GTGAAGATCGCGCTCATGGACTCCGGAATCGGCCTGCTGGCGGCCACCGCCGCGGTACGGCGCCTGCGGCCGGACGCCGATCTCGTGCTCTCCCTCGACCCCGACGGCATGCCCTGGGGGCCGCGCACCCCGCAGGACCTCACCGCGCGGGCGCTGGCGGTCGCCGAGGCCGCCGCGGCGCACCGGCCCGAGGCACTCATCGTGGGCTGCAACACGGCGACCGTGCACGCCCTGCCCGCGCTGCGGGCGAGCCTCGAACCCGGCATCCCGGTGATCGGCACCGTTCCGGCGATCAAGCCGGCCGCGGCCGGCGGCGGCCCGGTCGCGATCTGGGCCACGCCCGCCACCACCGGAAGCCCCTATCAGCGGGGCCTGATCGAGGACTTCGCCGGCGGCGTCACGGTCGCCGAGGTCCCCTGCTGGGGGCTGGCCGAGGCCGTGGAGCACGCGGACCAGACCGCGATCGACGCCGCGGTCGCCGCGGCGGCCGCCCTCACCCCCGAGGACGTCACGACCGTCGTCCTCGGCTGCACCCACTACGAGCTCGTCGCCGACCGCATCCGTGCCGCCGTGCAGCGTCCCGGCCGGCCGCCGCTCGCCCTGCACGGATCGGCCGGCGCGGTCGTCGCGCAGGCGCTGCGCAGGATCGGCGCCCGCCCCGGGCCGGAGGCCGCGGCGCTCGGTGCAGTGACGGTTCTGCTCAGCGGCCGCCCGGGCGCTCTGCCGGCGCCCGCGCTGGCCTACGCGGAAGGTCGCCTGCTCCAGGCCGTCAGCCCCGCTCCGTGA
- a CDS encoding NUDIX hydrolase has protein sequence MPTPEFITEIRASAGHQLLWLPGVSAVVFDDEGRVLLGQRADNRQWTVISGIPDPGEQPADCAVREVYEEAGVTCVPERVVVVRAGKQVEYPNGDTCQFMDITFRCRAVSGAARVNDDESVDVGWFALDALPPLRDRQLFRIKQALSDEPTWFETTTP, from the coding sequence ATGCCTACTCCAGAGTTCATCACCGAGATCCGGGCCTCCGCGGGACACCAGCTTCTCTGGCTCCCAGGCGTCAGCGCCGTCGTCTTCGACGACGAGGGGCGGGTGCTGCTGGGCCAGCGTGCGGACAACCGTCAGTGGACCGTGATCAGCGGCATCCCGGACCCCGGGGAACAGCCCGCGGACTGCGCCGTGCGCGAGGTCTACGAGGAGGCCGGGGTGACTTGCGTTCCCGAGCGCGTCGTCGTCGTACGCGCCGGGAAGCAGGTGGAGTACCCCAACGGCGACACCTGCCAGTTCATGGACATCACCTTCCGCTGCCGGGCCGTGAGCGGGGCCGCGCGGGTCAACGACGACGAGTCCGTCGACGTGGGCTGGTTCGCGCTGGACGCCCTGCCGCCGTTGCGCGACCGGCAGCTGTTCCGCATCAAGCAGGCACTCTCCGACGAACCCACATGGTTCGAGACCACGACGCCGTAA
- the lnt gene encoding apolipoprotein N-acyltransferase, giving the protein MTVTATSVGRPDRLEPSAAPASRGARLLRRLVPAATAALSGVLLYVSFPPRTVWWLALPAFAVFGWVLRGRSRKAAFGLGYLFGLGFLLPLLVWTGVEVGPGPWLALVAIEAIFVALVGVGVAVVSKLPAWPLWAAALWIAGEAARARVPFRGFPWGKIAFGQADGVFLPLAAVGGTPVLSFGVVLCGFGLYEIVRLVLERRRSGEVRRSAAAVALLSVAVPVVGALAARTLVSDKAQAGTATVAVIQGNVPRLGLDFNSQRRAVLDYHARETERLAAEVEAGKVARPDFVLWPENSSDVDPFANADAAAVIDKAAKAIGAPISVGGVVERDGKLYNEQILWDPVKGPTQTYDKRQVQPFGEYLPLRSLIGAINSDWTSMVRKDFSRGTKPGVFDMDDAKVGLVTCYEAAFDWAVRSEVTDGAQLISVPSNNATFDRSEMTYQQLAMSRVRAVEHSRTVTVPVTSGVSAIIMPDGKITQKTGMFVADSLVQKVPLRSSETPATKLGILPELALVLVAAGGLGWAIGAGLRTRRSTAG; this is encoded by the coding sequence GTGACCGTCACCGCAACTTCCGTAGGCCGGCCGGACCGGCTGGAGCCCTCGGCCGCGCCGGCTTCGCGCGGCGCGCGGCTCCTGCGCCGCCTCGTCCCGGCCGCCACCGCGGCGCTCTCCGGAGTGCTGCTCTACGTCAGCTTCCCGCCGCGCACCGTGTGGTGGCTGGCACTGCCGGCCTTCGCCGTCTTCGGCTGGGTGCTGCGGGGGCGCAGCCGGAAGGCCGCATTCGGTCTCGGTTACCTCTTCGGGCTGGGCTTCCTGCTGCCGCTCCTGGTGTGGACCGGCGTCGAGGTCGGACCCGGCCCCTGGCTCGCCCTGGTGGCCATCGAGGCGATCTTCGTCGCACTGGTCGGCGTGGGCGTCGCCGTCGTGTCCAAGCTGCCGGCCTGGCCGCTGTGGGCGGCCGCGCTCTGGATCGCCGGTGAGGCGGCACGCGCGCGTGTGCCCTTCCGCGGCTTCCCGTGGGGCAAGATCGCCTTCGGTCAGGCGGACGGCGTCTTCCTGCCCCTCGCCGCGGTCGGCGGCACCCCCGTGCTCAGCTTCGGCGTCGTCCTGTGCGGCTTCGGCCTGTACGAGATCGTGCGCCTGGTGCTCGAGCGGCGGCGCTCGGGCGAGGTGCGGCGGTCGGCCGCCGCGGTGGCCCTGCTCAGCGTGGCCGTCCCGGTCGTCGGCGCGCTGGCGGCCCGCACGCTGGTCAGCGACAAGGCGCAGGCCGGCACCGCCACCGTCGCCGTCATCCAGGGCAACGTGCCGCGCCTCGGCCTGGACTTCAACTCCCAGCGCCGGGCCGTGCTCGACTACCACGCGCGCGAGACGGAGCGGCTGGCCGCCGAGGTCGAGGCGGGCAAGGTCGCCCGGCCCGACTTCGTGCTGTGGCCCGAGAACTCCTCCGACGTCGACCCCTTCGCCAACGCCGACGCCGCCGCCGTCATCGACAAGGCCGCCAAGGCGATCGGCGCGCCGATCTCGGTCGGCGGCGTCGTCGAGCGGGACGGCAAGCTCTACAACGAGCAGATCCTCTGGGACCCGGTGAAGGGCCCCACCCAGACGTACGACAAGCGACAGGTCCAGCCGTTCGGCGAGTACCTTCCGCTGCGCTCGCTCATCGGGGCGATCAACAGCGACTGGACGTCGATGGTCCGCAAGGACTTCAGCCGCGGCACGAAGCCGGGCGTGTTCGACATGGACGACGCCAAGGTCGGCCTGGTCACGTGCTACGAGGCCGCGTTCGACTGGGCCGTGCGCTCCGAGGTCACCGACGGCGCCCAGCTGATCTCCGTGCCCAGCAACAACGCCACCTTCGACCGCAGCGAGATGACCTACCAGCAGCTCGCCATGTCCCGGGTCCGCGCGGTGGAGCACAGCAGGACCGTCACGGTGCCCGTGACCAGCGGTGTCAGCGCGATCATCATGCCGGACGGGAAGATCACCCAGAAGACCGGCATGTTCGTGGCGGACTCCCTGGTGCAGAAGGTGCCCCTGCGCTCCTCGGAGACTCCGGCGACGAAGCTCGGCATCCTCCCCGAGTTGGCCCTGGTGCTCGTCGCCGCGGGCGGCCTCGGATGGGCGATCGGCGCCGGCCTGCGGACCCGCCGGAGCACGGCGGGCTGA
- a CDS encoding O-antigen ligase family protein: MTVLGACAVWPLVTAAMHGGRPEGVLLAVLALAAGYAAGRITGVLLPVAAPCAGALAGLVLTVTVRLGPGPEIAPHLGHAGATAAVLTLSAGAACCAAWATPVPAQRLALWLLAVGVTAAAALLDSTTGVVTCCAVLWCALTAGRVRHRGPALAASAVTAALVTGLTWAVAGNALPGKLADPLTDRLTPHRVDLWRDALGMVRRQGVLGVGPGRFGELSTTAAQSTLSDGKPHSAPLQTAAEQGVVGLLLLSAVFCWVLFALWRSQRPTPVVLTTGATLTALTAIAAIGNALSFTTVSVGAGLLAGLATARPLAEEPAPPGAPSTSGRDPRRGDRPAA; encoded by the coding sequence GTGACCGTGCTCGGGGCCTGCGCCGTCTGGCCCCTGGTCACCGCCGCGATGCACGGCGGGCGCCCCGAGGGCGTTCTGCTCGCCGTGCTGGCGCTGGCCGCCGGCTATGCGGCGGGGCGGATCACCGGCGTGCTGCTGCCGGTGGCCGCGCCCTGCGCCGGAGCACTGGCCGGGCTGGTGCTGACGGTGACCGTGCGGCTCGGCCCGGGGCCGGAGATCGCCCCGCACCTCGGGCACGCCGGCGCCACCGCCGCGGTGCTGACCCTGTCGGCCGGCGCCGCGTGCTGCGCCGCCTGGGCGACTCCGGTGCCCGCGCAGCGGCTCGCGCTGTGGCTGCTCGCCGTGGGCGTGACGGCCGCCGCGGCCCTCCTGGACTCGACGACGGGTGTGGTGACCTGCTGCGCCGTGCTGTGGTGCGCCCTGACCGCCGGGCGGGTGCGCCACCGGGGTCCGGCGCTCGCCGCGTCGGCCGTGACGGCCGCCCTGGTGACCGGCCTGACCTGGGCCGTCGCCGGGAACGCACTGCCCGGCAAACTCGCCGACCCCCTGACGGACCGGCTGACACCGCACCGCGTCGACCTGTGGCGCGACGCCCTCGGCATGGTGCGGCGCCAGGGCGTCCTCGGTGTGGGCCCGGGGCGCTTCGGCGAGCTGAGCACGACGGCGGCGCAGTCGACACTGTCCGACGGCAAGCCGCACTCGGCGCCGCTGCAGACGGCGGCTGAGCAGGGCGTCGTAGGACTGCTGCTGCTGTCGGCGGTCTTCTGCTGGGTGCTGTTCGCGCTCTGGCGGTCACAGCGCCCGACACCCGTCGTCCTCACCACGGGGGCCACACTGACGGCGCTCACCGCGATCGCCGCGATCGGCAACGCGCTGAGCTTCACCACGGTGTCGGTGGGCGCGGGACTGCTGGCCGGCCTGGCCACCGCTCGACCGCTCGCCGAGGAGCCCGCGCCGCCCGGCGCCCCGTCGACGTCCGGGCGGGACCCGCGACGCGGCGACCGGCCGGCGGCCTGA
- a CDS encoding TerD family protein has translation MSKGSNVPVPTTALRVELGWRSGPGVPDADASALLLLGGKVRSDADFVFYNQPAHSSGAVRHEGKRDAGGRVTDGILVDLARVEPSIETVVLAASSDGGSFGQVPDLYIEVRDAAQGAVVARFDSTGATVETAFVLGEFYRRQGAWKFRAVGQGYGSGLEGLATDFGITVDEPQHTAAPVPPAPAPVTPTPPPQQPTMPAFPVTVPPPVHQAPPPPPPAPPAVPGAPVRLTKVTLTKAAPSVSLTKQGGTSGALRVNLNWEVRKQFSGWGSKRGRAVAMHNDLDLDLCALFELADGRKGVVQALGNAFGSLHQPPYIHLDGDDRTGAVSSGENLTVNLDRKNDFRRILVFVTIYEGARSFADLHATVTLQPQFGAPVDFSLDECTVPSTVCALALITNQGGDLVVQREARYLVPERGVSPQRTVDHAYGWGMNWTPGRK, from the coding sequence ATGTCGAAGGGGTCCAATGTCCCGGTGCCGACCACGGCGCTGCGCGTGGAGCTGGGCTGGCGCTCCGGCCCGGGCGTTCCCGACGCGGACGCGTCGGCGCTTCTGCTGCTGGGCGGAAAGGTCCGTTCCGACGCCGACTTCGTCTTCTACAACCAGCCCGCGCACTCCTCCGGCGCCGTCCGCCACGAGGGCAAACGCGATGCCGGGGGCCGGGTGACGGACGGCATCCTCGTCGACCTCGCGCGCGTGGAGCCCTCGATCGAGACCGTCGTCCTCGCCGCCTCGTCGGACGGCGGCTCCTTCGGCCAGGTCCCCGACCTCTACATCGAGGTGCGGGACGCGGCGCAGGGCGCGGTGGTTGCGCGGTTCGACAGCACGGGCGCCACGGTCGAAACCGCTTTCGTGCTGGGCGAGTTCTACCGACGTCAGGGCGCCTGGAAGTTCCGCGCCGTCGGCCAGGGCTACGGCAGCGGTCTCGAGGGTCTGGCCACGGACTTCGGCATCACCGTGGACGAGCCCCAGCACACCGCGGCCCCCGTTCCGCCGGCGCCCGCCCCCGTGACCCCGACGCCGCCGCCCCAGCAGCCGACCATGCCCGCCTTCCCCGTCACCGTGCCACCGCCCGTCCACCAGGCCCCGCCGCCGCCCCCGCCCGCCCCGCCCGCGGTGCCGGGCGCGCCGGTCAGGCTGACCAAGGTGACGCTCACCAAGGCCGCCCCGTCGGTGTCCCTGACCAAACAGGGCGGCACGTCGGGCGCCCTGCGCGTCAACCTCAACTGGGAGGTGCGCAAGCAGTTCTCCGGGTGGGGCAGCAAGCGCGGGCGGGCGGTCGCGATGCACAACGACCTCGACCTCGACCTGTGCGCCCTGTTCGAACTCGCCGACGGCCGCAAGGGCGTGGTCCAGGCGCTCGGCAACGCCTTCGGGTCGCTGCACCAGCCGCCGTACATCCACCTCGACGGTGACGACCGCACGGGCGCCGTGTCGAGCGGCGAGAACCTCACGGTCAATCTCGACCGCAAGAACGACTTCCGGCGCATCCTGGTCTTCGTGACCATCTACGAGGGGGCTCGCTCGTTCGCCGACCTGCACGCCACGGTCACGCTGCAGCCCCAGTTCGGCGCTCCGGTCGACTTCTCCCTGGACGAGTGCACCGTCCCGTCGACCGTCTGCGCGCTGGCGCTCATCACCAACCAGGGCGGTGACCTCGTCGTCCAGCGCGAGGCCCGCTACCTGGTGCCCGAGCGCGGCGTGAGCCCGCAGCGGACCGTCGACCACGCCTACGGCTGGGGCATGAACTGGACGCCGGGCCGCAAATAG